A window of the Gordonia humi genome harbors these coding sequences:
- a CDS encoding ComEC/Rec2 family competence protein has translation MIDLRLAAPAAACWATTALALVAPTGLTTVLTSVFVVGGVVAGWWARDARRREAAVTVLGICGIAAAAGACVVLRIVAVDDAPIRDAVGKPVVDMVVAGDPVFFAGGQRFTVAVDVVAVSGRSQRPVAARLSAASDVGDLLPGERLSTRVRVRQAGSPGSERLVAAELAAAGSLRRVGEAPWWQRAAGQVRLRLRETAARSLGSRAGGLLPGLILGDTGGLDQSTKENFKASGLQHLVAVSGANLVLVVGAVLLCVRSFGARPPVVFAVGVVAVIGFVILVRPTDSVLRAAVMGGVGLAAGLASRRSQALPALGAAVIVVVLWWPEMALAPGFALSVAATLGLVLWSVPIRFAMTNRGVPESVAALLSMTVAAQILTTPLVIAISDRVSVFTIPANILAAPVIPFVGIAGTLAAAVGALGPRYGPNSVVAELLVRFTGPGVRWLIGVADRLGGPGWASPEVPGLAAAGVLVAVGSGAAIALRYGRSARNARR, from the coding sequence ATGATCGACCTCCGGCTGGCCGCACCCGCCGCGGCCTGCTGGGCGACGACGGCGCTGGCACTGGTCGCGCCGACCGGCCTGACGACAGTGCTGACCTCCGTGTTCGTGGTCGGCGGTGTGGTCGCAGGGTGGTGGGCCCGGGACGCGAGACGGCGCGAGGCGGCCGTGACCGTGCTCGGGATCTGTGGAATCGCGGCTGCCGCCGGTGCGTGCGTCGTGCTGCGGATCGTCGCCGTCGACGATGCACCGATCCGTGACGCGGTCGGCAAGCCCGTCGTCGACATGGTCGTCGCCGGCGATCCGGTCTTCTTCGCCGGCGGGCAGCGCTTCACGGTCGCGGTCGACGTGGTCGCGGTCTCCGGGCGCTCGCAACGGCCGGTGGCCGCGAGGCTCAGCGCTGCGTCGGACGTCGGCGATCTTCTTCCCGGTGAACGGCTGTCGACGCGTGTGCGGGTGCGGCAGGCGGGTTCGCCGGGGAGCGAGCGGCTGGTCGCCGCAGAACTGGCGGCGGCGGGTTCGCTGCGCAGAGTCGGCGAGGCGCCGTGGTGGCAACGGGCGGCCGGCCAGGTACGGCTTCGGTTGCGCGAGACGGCGGCCCGGTCCCTCGGCAGCCGCGCGGGCGGACTTCTCCCCGGCCTGATCCTCGGGGACACCGGCGGCCTCGACCAGTCGACGAAGGAGAACTTCAAGGCCTCCGGTCTGCAGCACCTCGTCGCCGTATCGGGTGCCAATCTGGTCCTGGTGGTCGGTGCGGTGCTGCTGTGCGTCCGTTCGTTCGGCGCGCGGCCACCGGTCGTGTTCGCTGTCGGCGTGGTGGCGGTGATCGGTTTCGTGATCCTCGTGCGGCCCACCGACAGTGTGCTCCGTGCGGCCGTCATGGGTGGAGTCGGCCTGGCCGCGGGCCTCGCGTCGAGGAGATCGCAGGCGCTTCCCGCCCTCGGCGCGGCGGTGATCGTCGTCGTGCTGTGGTGGCCGGAGATGGCGCTGGCTCCAGGGTTCGCGCTGTCGGTCGCGGCGACGCTCGGCCTGGTCCTGTGGTCGGTGCCGATCAGGTTCGCGATGACGAACAGGGGAGTGCCGGAGTCGGTCGCGGCACTCCTGTCGATGACCGTAGCCGCTCAGATTCTGACGACTCCGCTCGTGATCGCGATCAGCGATCGGGTCAGCGTCTTCACGATTCCGGCGAACATCCTCGCCGCGCCGGTGATTCCGTTCGTCGGCATCGCCGGGACCCTCGCCGCCGCGGTCGGCGCGCTCGGACCCCGCTACGGACCGAACAGCGTCGTCGCGGAACTGCTGGTGAGGTTCACCGGCCCGGGTGTCCGCTGGTTGATCGGCGTCGCCGATCGTCTCGGGGGTCCGGGGTGGGCGTCCCCGGAGGTACCGGGACTCGCGGCGGCGGGAGTGCTGGTGGCGGTCGGATCCGGAGCGGCGATCGCACTTCGGTACGGGCGATCCGCGCGGAACGCTCGACGATGA
- a CDS encoding DegV family protein: MPVVVVTDSSSRLPASLTDAHGIAQVPLHLSLDDGIEYLEGVDSVPSDVVTMPGVTTSGASLADLRRAYEEALDRSGGDGVVAVHMSRRLSGTWSAARLASDALDGAIRVVDSRSVGVSLGLTTMAAVQAAEAGASRDEVYEATVRAAATAESMLCVHSLDNLRNSGRLGIAGHLLGSALSIKPILHMSDGLLALRERHRTMTKAMAKMIDAAVEVADGEPVTIGVQHCQNPDLASEVLDTVTRRLDDVVSTLTVDLGPVLGTHVGPGAVGVSLAHGLDPLD; encoded by the coding sequence ATGCCTGTCGTCGTCGTCACCGATTCGTCATCGCGGTTGCCCGCGTCACTGACCGACGCGCACGGCATCGCGCAGGTCCCGCTGCACTTGTCTCTCGACGACGGCATCGAGTATCTCGAGGGAGTCGACTCGGTTCCGTCCGACGTCGTGACCATGCCCGGGGTGACCACCTCGGGTGCGAGTCTGGCCGATCTGCGGCGTGCCTACGAAGAGGCACTCGATCGGAGTGGGGGCGACGGCGTCGTCGCGGTGCACATGTCCCGTCGCCTGTCGGGCACATGGAGTGCGGCGCGCCTGGCCTCCGACGCACTCGACGGTGCGATCCGCGTGGTCGACTCCCGCTCGGTGGGGGTGTCGCTCGGGCTGACGACGATGGCCGCCGTGCAGGCCGCCGAAGCCGGAGCCTCCCGCGACGAGGTGTACGAGGCGACGGTGCGTGCCGCCGCGACCGCCGAGTCGATGCTGTGCGTGCACAGCCTGGACAACCTCCGCAACAGCGGCCGACTCGGCATCGCCGGGCACCTTCTCGGATCGGCGCTGTCGATCAAGCCGATTCTGCACATGTCCGACGGTCTGCTCGCGCTGCGCGAGCGGCACCGCACCATGACGAAGGCCATGGCCAAGATGATCGACGCGGCCGTCGAAGTCGCCGACGGCGAACCGGTGACCATCGGCGTCCAACACTGTCAGAACCCCGATCTGGCATCGGAGGTCCTCGACACGGTGACTCGTCGCCTCGACGACGTGGTCTCGACCCTGACCGTCGATCTGGGGCCGGTTCTCGGCACGCATGTCGGGCCCGGCGCCGTCGGCGTCTCGCTCGCGCACGGGCTCGATCCGCTCGACTGA
- the holA gene encoding DNA polymerase III subunit delta produces MSDQLFLLLGDDDFLTGRVISRISAEKSRDAGVDVPVTRVRAGEVTAPELAELLSPSLFADERIVVIEAADAAGKEPAGLIVATAKSVPEGITMAVIHSGGGRQKSMVGLLKKEGAQEFSCVAPKWPNERADFVRAEFRELGVRVTPAVVELVTDMVGSDLRELSAACRQLVADTGGKVDETAVRTYYTGRAEVTGFEVADKAVTGDVAGAMESLAWAQHHGTARVLLADALAEAVFGIARVRSMGGADKYSVASELGMPPGRVGKIQGQARAWDAESIGKAMLVVAQLNGDVKGQAADMDYALEHAVAQVAQLRPRRGR; encoded by the coding sequence GTGAGCGATCAGTTGTTTCTACTCCTGGGTGACGACGATTTCCTGACCGGTCGGGTGATCTCGCGGATCAGCGCAGAGAAGTCGCGTGACGCGGGAGTCGATGTTCCCGTCACCCGTGTCCGCGCCGGGGAGGTCACCGCACCGGAACTGGCGGAGCTGCTGAGCCCGTCGTTGTTCGCCGACGAGCGGATCGTCGTGATCGAAGCCGCCGACGCCGCGGGCAAGGAACCGGCCGGGCTCATCGTCGCCACCGCGAAGTCGGTGCCCGAGGGCATCACGATGGCCGTCATCCACTCCGGGGGCGGACGGCAGAAGTCGATGGTCGGACTGCTCAAGAAGGAAGGCGCACAAGAGTTCTCCTGCGTCGCACCGAAATGGCCGAATGAGCGTGCCGACTTCGTACGCGCCGAGTTCCGTGAACTCGGCGTGCGGGTGACCCCGGCCGTCGTCGAACTCGTGACCGACATGGTGGGATCTGATCTGCGTGAGCTGTCGGCGGCGTGCCGTCAGCTGGTCGCCGACACCGGCGGCAAGGTCGACGAGACCGCGGTCCGCACCTACTACACCGGGCGCGCCGAGGTCACCGGCTTCGAGGTCGCCGACAAGGCCGTGACCGGCGATGTCGCCGGAGCGATGGAGTCGCTGGCGTGGGCGCAGCATCACGGGACGGCGCGAGTCCTGCTCGCCGACGCGCTCGCCGAAGCCGTGTTCGGCATCGCGCGTGTCCGGTCGATGGGCGGTGCCGACAAGTACTCGGTGGCCTCCGAACTCGGGATGCCGCCGGGACGCGTCGGCAAGATCCAGGGACAGGCGCGCGCATGGGACGCCGAGTCGATCGGCAAGGCGATGCTCGTCGTCGCCCAGCTCAACGGCGATGTGAAGGGGCAGGCGGCCGATATGGACTACGCCCTCGAACACGCGGTGGCCCAGGTCGCGCAGCTGCGGCCGCGCCGCGGCCGGTAG
- the rpsT gene encoding 30S ribosomal protein S20 gives MANIKSQIKRNKTNEARRQRNQSIKSALRTALRNFRETVASGDKEKADEQLLATSRQLDKAASKGVIHKNQAANKKSAMALAVNKL, from the coding sequence GTGGCAAACATCAAGTCGCAGATCAAGCGGAACAAGACCAACGAGGCGCGTCGTCAGCGCAACCAGTCGATCAAGTCGGCGTTGCGCACCGCCCTCCGCAACTTCCGCGAGACCGTCGCCTCGGGCGACAAGGAGAAGGCCGACGAGCAGCTCCTCGCGACCAGCCGCCAGCTCGACAAGGCCGCGTCGAAGGGTGTCATCCACAAGAACCAGGCCGCCAACAAGAAGTCGGCGATGGCTCTCGCAGTCAACAAGCTCTGA
- the octT gene encoding diglucosylglycerate octanoyltransferase translates to MGSIMVLGDSLAYYDETGGLAADDPRIWPNLVGEHLGHDVELFARIGWTSRDVWWALTQDPRVWAALPRADVLVLAYGGMDSLPSPMPTAIREQIRYLRPAALRQRVRDAYGWLQPRLSPLGWPMALPPRVSIDYFEKVRSAVAHLRPDLPIVVCLPSTHDSPYYGHAHPGRVPLTTAITRWAGEHSIPVTTAFYDVTAAAYDDVDAVMNPDGIHWSRAVHAQIADIVAPVVQAALTRP, encoded by the coding sequence GTGGGTTCGATCATGGTGCTCGGCGACTCGTTGGCGTACTACGACGAGACCGGCGGCCTGGCCGCCGACGACCCGAGGATCTGGCCGAACCTGGTCGGGGAGCACCTCGGACACGACGTCGAACTGTTCGCCCGGATCGGCTGGACCAGCCGCGACGTCTGGTGGGCGCTCACCCAGGATCCGCGCGTCTGGGCCGCGCTGCCCCGCGCCGACGTGCTGGTCCTGGCGTACGGCGGCATGGACTCGCTGCCCTCGCCCATGCCGACCGCGATCCGCGAGCAGATCCGCTATCTGCGTCCGGCCGCGCTGCGTCAGCGGGTCCGCGACGCGTACGGGTGGCTGCAGCCGCGGTTGTCTCCGTTGGGCTGGCCGATGGCGCTGCCCCCGCGAGTCTCCATCGACTACTTCGAGAAGGTCCGGAGCGCGGTGGCGCATCTGCGTCCGGATCTGCCGATCGTGGTGTGCCTGCCGTCGACGCACGACAGCCCGTATTACGGTCACGCGCATCCCGGTCGGGTACCGCTGACCACGGCGATCACCCGGTGGGCGGGCGAGCACTCGATCCCGGTGACGACCGCCTTCTACGACGTCACGGCGGCCGCGTACGACGACGTCGACGCCGTCATGAACCCGGACGGCATCCACTGGAGCCGCGCGGTGCACGCACAGATCGCCGACATCGTCGCGCCGGTGGTGCAGGCGGCGCTCACCCGGCCGTGA
- a CDS encoding GntR family transcriptional regulator gives MVVAVTRAERIADGLRTRIAQGGLRPGDPVPSTRAIMRDHNVAMATASRVLALLQADGLVESTPGRGSVVRAPDGVDPAILTREGVVAAAVSIADAESLRAVSMRRLAAALGIPTMAVYRYAPSREDLEVAMLDAVFAEIELPAETGAWRADLEGAARALWRAMVAHPWFAGALSMTRPAAMPHAMPMTERMLGGLRGAGLDPVRAFTDYLGLVTLVRGIGATLEPELADRADTGVTNDQWMDLRAGDLRRIAPADRCPHLNAIMEIGYPYDAEVLLESGMQRFLDGIEVCETRRLT, from the coding sequence GTGGTGGTCGCCGTGACGCGCGCCGAGCGGATCGCGGACGGACTGCGGACGCGTATCGCCCAGGGCGGGTTGCGTCCGGGCGATCCGGTGCCGTCGACCCGGGCCATCATGCGCGACCACAACGTCGCGATGGCCACCGCCAGTCGAGTCCTCGCGCTGCTGCAGGCGGACGGGCTCGTCGAGTCGACGCCGGGCCGCGGCAGCGTGGTGCGCGCCCCCGACGGCGTCGATCCGGCGATCCTGACTCGCGAGGGGGTCGTCGCCGCGGCCGTGTCGATCGCCGACGCGGAGTCGTTGCGGGCCGTGTCGATGCGTCGACTCGCCGCCGCGTTGGGCATCCCGACGATGGCCGTGTACCGGTACGCCCCCAGTCGCGAGGACCTCGAGGTCGCGATGCTCGACGCAGTCTTCGCCGAGATCGAGCTTCCGGCGGAGACCGGGGCGTGGCGGGCGGATCTGGAAGGGGCGGCACGCGCTCTGTGGCGCGCGATGGTCGCTCACCCGTGGTTCGCGGGTGCGTTGTCGATGACCCGGCCTGCGGCGATGCCGCACGCGATGCCGATGACCGAGCGGATGCTCGGCGGTCTACGCGGTGCCGGCCTCGATCCGGTGCGGGCGTTCACCGACTACCTCGGTCTGGTCACGCTGGTGCGTGGGATCGGAGCGACGCTCGAACCCGAACTCGCCGATCGTGCGGACACCGGGGTGACCAACGACCAGTGGATGGATCTGCGCGCCGGGGACCTGCGGAGGATCGCTCCCGCCGACCGGTGCCCGCACCTGAACGCGATCATGGAGATCGGCTATCCCTACGATGCCGAGGTGCTGCTGGAGTCCGGGATGCAGCGCTTTCTGGACGGGATCGAGGTGTGTGAAACGCGCAGGCTAACCTAG
- a CDS encoding helix-hairpin-helix domain-containing protein: protein MGNQLRAGRDRDTGAQRLSRLFVEPAAGSPPDADDDADDDDSAVDRWGATGMPDWLDTRRGRQAWTGRGEDFDCLDDDGGGRDDPPADDDDDEWEAPRRRWLMLPPAAIGLILVGLVACGFAGYSLLRQNEPTTPLVAFDAGIESAPPPTASVESPASSTHDRPIEVVVSVVGLVHEPGLVRMPPDSRVADALARAGGARPGADTMSLNLAQIVRDGDQILVGRSGDGQVRSAVVSSSGGQAGPGASTAATAPTDGTGLVNLNTATEAELDALPGIGPVTAQSILAWRQTNGSFSSVDQLAEVDGIGDGRLAKLRPLVTVGR, encoded by the coding sequence ATGGGGAACCAACTGCGGGCGGGCCGGGACCGCGACACCGGGGCACAGCGACTGTCACGACTGTTCGTCGAACCGGCGGCGGGTTCGCCGCCGGACGCGGACGACGACGCGGACGACGACGACTCCGCCGTCGACCGGTGGGGAGCCACCGGTATGCCGGACTGGCTCGACACCAGGCGGGGGAGACAGGCGTGGACCGGCCGCGGCGAGGACTTCGACTGTCTCGACGACGACGGCGGCGGCCGTGACGATCCGCCCGCCGACGACGATGACGACGAGTGGGAGGCGCCGCGCCGTCGGTGGCTGATGCTGCCGCCGGCCGCGATCGGTCTGATCCTCGTGGGACTCGTGGCGTGCGGCTTCGCCGGCTACTCACTCCTGCGCCAGAACGAGCCGACGACGCCGCTGGTCGCCTTCGACGCGGGGATCGAATCGGCCCCGCCGCCGACCGCGTCGGTCGAGTCCCCGGCGTCGAGCACACACGACCGGCCGATCGAAGTCGTCGTGAGCGTCGTCGGGTTGGTTCATGAGCCCGGTCTGGTGCGGATGCCGCCGGATTCGCGTGTCGCCGATGCGCTCGCCCGGGCGGGCGGCGCCCGTCCCGGCGCGGACACGATGAGTCTGAACCTCGCGCAGATCGTCCGCGACGGCGACCAGATCCTGGTGGGCCGGTCCGGCGACGGGCAGGTCCGGTCGGCCGTCGTGTCCAGCAGCGGTGGGCAGGCCGGGCCCGGTGCGTCGACCGCGGCGACGGCGCCGACAGACGGGACGGGTCTGGTGAATCTGAACACCGCCACCGAAGCCGAACTCGACGCGCTGCCCGGGATCGGGCCGGTCACCGCGCAGTCGATCCTGGCGTGGCGACAGACGAACGGTTCGTTCTCCTCGGTCGACCAACTGGCGGAGGTCGACGGTATCGGCGACGGCCGACTGGCCAAGCTGCGACCGCTGGTCACCGTCGGCCGATGA
- a CDS encoding FAD-dependent monooxygenase — protein sequence MKTLDVLVSGASIAGPAAALLLTRQGHRVTVVERAPALRSGGQTVDLRGAGRTVVDRMGLTAATDARLLDQRGIAVVDAHGRRRSALPVEAFDGNGIVSAHEILRGDLAETIVAAVPDSVEYVWNDTVTAIDHDVDRAVVSFETSADRAFDLVIGADGLNSAVRRAAFGPDEHHLAPIGLRYAWFTATIDQDLDGWYLMHNAVGGRVVSCRPSRVDGTVKASLAVRGSDAAPLTAPEDQWRMLEEAFDGVGWVAPQLLAQMRHATDWAYADLAQVRMTSFARDRVALVGDAGHCPTPLTGLGTTLALVGAYVLAGEISRADDVAAALASYEHVMRPFVARAQQLPPGGASGYAPSSRIAVELSRFTYWSMNKWPMRRLLASQFAKADGIDLPDYRITAG from the coding sequence ATGAAAACACTCGATGTACTCGTCAGCGGCGCCTCGATCGCCGGACCCGCCGCCGCACTGCTCCTCACCCGCCAAGGTCATCGCGTGACGGTGGTCGAGCGCGCACCCGCACTGCGCTCCGGCGGTCAGACCGTCGATCTGCGAGGAGCGGGACGAACCGTGGTGGACCGGATGGGACTGACCGCGGCCACCGATGCCCGGCTCCTCGACCAGCGCGGCATCGCCGTCGTCGACGCGCACGGTCGACGACGCTCGGCTCTGCCGGTCGAAGCCTTCGACGGCAACGGCATCGTGTCCGCGCACGAGATCCTGCGCGGCGACCTCGCCGAGACGATCGTCGCGGCGGTGCCGGACAGCGTCGAGTACGTCTGGAACGACACCGTGACCGCGATCGATCACGACGTCGACCGCGCCGTGGTCTCGTTCGAGACGTCGGCCGATCGCGCATTCGACCTCGTCATCGGTGCGGACGGTCTGAACTCCGCGGTCCGCCGCGCCGCATTCGGACCCGACGAGCACCACCTCGCCCCGATCGGGCTGCGCTACGCGTGGTTCACCGCGACGATCGATCAGGACCTCGACGGCTGGTACCTGATGCACAACGCAGTCGGTGGTCGGGTCGTCTCCTGCCGACCGTCGCGAGTCGACGGCACCGTCAAGGCGTCGCTGGCCGTCCGCGGCAGCGACGCCGCGCCTCTCACCGCGCCGGAGGATCAGTGGCGGATGCTCGAGGAGGCGTTCGACGGTGTCGGGTGGGTGGCGCCGCAGCTGCTCGCTCAGATGCGGCACGCCACCGACTGGGCGTACGCGGACCTCGCCCAGGTGCGGATGACGAGTTTCGCTCGCGACCGGGTGGCCCTCGTCGGCGACGCCGGACACTGTCCGACACCGTTGACCGGTCTGGGCACGACGCTCGCGCTGGTCGGTGCGTATGTCCTGGCGGGCGAGATCTCGCGCGCGGACGACGTCGCGGCGGCCCTCGCCTCCTATGAACACGTGATGCGCCCGTTCGTCGCTCGCGCCCAACAGTTGCCGCCCGGCGGGGCGAGCGGATACGCGCCGTCGTCGCGTATCGCGGTCGAATTGAGCAGGTTCACCTACTGGTCGATGAACAAGTGGCCCATGCGGCGCCTTCTGGCCTCGCAGTTCGCCAAGGCCGACGGCATCGACCTGCCGGACTACCGGATCACGGCCGGGTGA
- a CDS encoding sulfotransferase family protein gives MSVVYVHVGLPKTGTTHIQGRLWRNRDHAMAAGLLYPGVRMDDHFHAATHLQPERYLDWARPEHAGAWPAMVEQMRQWPQRSLVSHELFANAGPERIRGLVDDLSFADEVHAILTVRDLGRQVPSVWQENVKNQRRATLDEFVASISAGPENPGDEPFWEFQDYRRILADWSAVVGPERVHIVTVPAKASAADGDGLWERFLRVVDVDPAALPEPPVRDNSSLSASQTEFLRRLNTRLQPTDVPWDRYERLVKNVLIHQVMSDLDGGAPIGLGADQLAWVAEYSDELVAAVVDGGYPVSGTVDDLRVAPSGAATPPVADAEAFDAGLDAIAQWVKVSAIVDPPVRLKTRVGNVVRAVRRRTQRFRRQ, from the coding sequence ATGTCTGTCGTCTACGTCCACGTCGGTCTCCCCAAGACCGGCACCACGCATATCCAGGGTCGCCTCTGGCGCAATCGGGACCACGCGATGGCCGCCGGACTGCTGTATCCGGGCGTCCGCATGGACGACCACTTTCACGCCGCGACCCACCTGCAGCCCGAGCGATACCTCGACTGGGCTCGTCCCGAACACGCTGGTGCATGGCCCGCGATGGTGGAGCAGATGAGGCAGTGGCCGCAGCGGTCGCTGGTCTCGCACGAGTTGTTCGCCAACGCGGGGCCCGAACGGATCCGCGGGCTCGTCGACGATCTCTCGTTCGCCGACGAGGTCCACGCGATCCTCACCGTCCGCGACCTCGGACGTCAGGTGCCGTCGGTGTGGCAGGAGAATGTGAAGAACCAACGTCGCGCGACTCTCGACGAGTTCGTAGCGTCCATCAGTGCGGGCCCGGAGAACCCCGGCGACGAGCCGTTCTGGGAGTTCCAGGACTATCGGCGAATACTCGCCGACTGGTCGGCGGTCGTCGGCCCCGAGCGCGTGCACATCGTCACGGTCCCCGCCAAAGCGTCGGCCGCCGACGGCGACGGACTGTGGGAGCGCTTCCTGCGCGTCGTCGACGTCGACCCCGCAGCCCTGCCGGAGCCGCCCGTCCGCGACAACAGTTCGCTGTCGGCTTCTCAGACGGAGTTCCTGCGTCGGCTCAACACCCGGCTGCAGCCGACGGACGTGCCATGGGATCGATACGAGCGACTGGTGAAGAACGTCCTCATCCACCAGGTGATGTCCGACCTCGACGGGGGAGCGCCCATCGGGCTCGGAGCCGACCAGCTCGCCTGGGTCGCCGAGTACTCCGACGAGCTCGTCGCAGCCGTCGTCGACGGCGGCTACCCGGTCTCGGGAACCGTCGACGACCTGCGGGTGGCGCCCAGCGGTGCGGCGACACCGCCGGTCGCGGACGCGGAAGCGTTCGACGCGGGACTCGACGCCATCGCGCAGTGGGTCAAGGTGTCGGCCATCGTCGATCCACCGGTCCGGTTGAAGACCCGCGTCGGAAACGTCGTGCGTGCGGTCCGACGTCGTACACAGAGGTTTCGCCGACAGTAG
- a CDS encoding histidine phosphatase family protein, whose amino-acid sequence MRGEPDPGDSSVERLTPRVRRLVLLRHGQTVYNASQRMQGQLDTELSELGEAQAEAAGAAIATRSPLVILSSDLRRAHRTAQAIGAVTGQDVTTDARLRETHLGDWQGMTHTEVDAAMPGARRLWRDDATWPPPHGESRVDVAERMAPVVAELVAGLDDWGRGDDPDAPVVLVAHGGCIAALTAVLLGLPVGDWPVLGGLANTAWVQLSGHSATDADDPIWRLDVWNASAESAIQ is encoded by the coding sequence ATGAGGGGCGAGCCCGACCCCGGGGACTCCAGCGTCGAACGGCTCACGCCGCGCGTTCGCCGGCTCGTCCTCCTACGACACGGGCAGACCGTGTACAACGCGTCCCAGCGCATGCAGGGACAGCTCGACACCGAACTGAGCGAGCTCGGTGAAGCACAGGCCGAGGCGGCTGGTGCGGCGATCGCGACCCGGTCGCCGCTGGTGATCCTGTCGTCGGATCTTCGGCGGGCTCACCGGACCGCCCAGGCGATCGGCGCGGTCACCGGACAGGACGTGACGACCGATGCACGGCTGCGTGAGACGCATCTGGGCGACTGGCAGGGCATGACGCACACCGAGGTCGACGCGGCCATGCCCGGCGCCCGCCGACTCTGGCGCGACGATGCCACGTGGCCGCCGCCGCACGGCGAGAGCCGTGTCGACGTCGCCGAACGCATGGCGCCCGTCGTCGCCGAACTCGTCGCGGGCCTCGACGACTGGGGGCGGGGCGACGATCCCGACGCGCCCGTGGTCCTGGTGGCGCACGGCGGGTGCATCGCCGCCTTGACCGCCGTCCTGCTGGGGCTGCCGGTCGGCGACTGGCCGGTGCTCGGCGGGCTGGCGAACACCGCGTGGGTGCAGTTGTCCGGGCACTCGGCGACCGATGCCGACGATCCGATCTGGCGTCTGGACGTGTGGAACGCGTCCGCCGAGTCGGCGATCCAGTAG
- a CDS encoding alpha/beta fold hydrolase yields the protein MPVTDSVMVTADSVAADLVVPDDPQGLIVLAHGAGSDRRSVLLGVLGDALAHGGFAVARIDLPYRQRRPKGPPSPSKAAVDRDGIRAAVAVLRERVDVDGPVIVGGQSYGGRQASMAVADDSRLADGLLLTSYPLHPPGRPEKARTEHLPDIVVPTLIVHGRSDAFGTSDEFARVLPLFGGPVRLVEIDKADHGLKPERSGVGSATADAVGQWLAPRADEFRTRR from the coding sequence ATGCCTGTGACCGATTCCGTCATGGTGACAGCCGACTCCGTCGCCGCCGACCTCGTGGTGCCCGACGATCCGCAGGGTCTGATCGTGCTCGCGCACGGGGCGGGCAGCGATCGCCGGTCCGTTCTGCTCGGGGTGCTCGGCGACGCGCTCGCCCACGGCGGATTCGCCGTCGCGCGCATCGATCTGCCCTACCGGCAGCGGCGACCGAAAGGACCGCCGTCCCCGTCGAAGGCGGCCGTCGACCGGGACGGGATCCGTGCCGCCGTCGCCGTTCTGCGCGAGCGGGTCGACGTCGACGGTCCGGTGATCGTCGGCGGCCAGTCGTACGGCGGACGGCAGGCGTCGATGGCCGTGGCCGACGACTCCCGACTCGCCGACGGACTGCTGCTGACGTCCTATCCGCTGCACCCTCCGGGGAGACCGGAGAAGGCACGCACCGAACACCTGCCCGACATCGTCGTGCCGACGTTGATCGTGCACGGCCGATCGGACGCGTTCGGCACCTCCGACGAGTTCGCGCGGGTGCTGCCTCTGTTCGGCGGCCCCGTCCGCCTGGTGGAGATCGACAAGGCCGATCACGGTCTCAAACCCGAGCGCAGCGGTGTGGGGTCCGCGACCGCCGACGCGGTCGGTCAGTGGCTCGCTCCGCGGGCCGACGAGTTCAGGACGCGACGATGA
- a CDS encoding type II toxin-antitoxin system PemK/MazF family toxin: MRRFTERPTADLARRIAYAPDLDGAADPGEIVWTWVPFEEDETRGKDRPVLVVGRDADHLLGLMLSSQDYHRDEADWQSIGSGAWDREHRESFVRLDRVLVVAEHGIRREGAIVEKGRFDAVADTLRARFGWH; this comes from the coding sequence ATGAGACGGTTCACCGAGCGACCGACCGCCGATCTCGCGCGACGGATCGCCTACGCACCCGATCTGGACGGTGCCGCCGATCCCGGTGAGATCGTCTGGACGTGGGTGCCGTTCGAGGAGGACGAGACCAGGGGCAAGGACCGACCCGTCCTGGTGGTCGGCCGCGACGCCGACCATCTCCTCGGACTGATGCTGTCGAGTCAGGACTATCACCGTGACGAGGCCGACTGGCAGTCGATCGGCTCGGGCGCATGGGACCGCGAGCATCGGGAGAGCTTCGTCCGCCTCGACAGGGTGCTCGTCGTCGCCGAGCACGGCATCCGCCGCGAAGGCGCGATCGTCGAGAAGGGTCGCTTCGACGCCGTCGCCGACACGCTCCGCGCCCGGTTCGGTTGGCACTGA